The genomic region ccttctGAACCATAGTTTTCTTCtaatatatgcccaggggtgagattgctgtatcatatggtagctctatttttagttttttaaggaacctccattctgttctccatagcggctgtaccagtttacattcccaccaacagtgtaggaggtccTTTGGCAGGACATCCATTGTCTGGCAGCTACTTTTCTCTGCAATCTTCCTCCTGGCCATGTTGCAACTTCACTTTACATTCCTAGTCTCTAAAGGCATTTCTGTTTACAAATTTCTGACAAACATGATAACATAGCTTTTTAATAGCATATTCTGTGTTCTATGACCACTAATAAGAGAATTATATATGCAGATATAGAtatgtttcatttaatctttccaTTAAAAGTGCTATTACcaatattttacagataaaaaaactGAGAATTTGAGGAGTTACTTCCTAAATTACATGTCTAATATGAAGTAGGTTCAAGATTCAAATGTATATATGATTGATTTTACAATCTATTTTCTGAATGACTGCTTTGTCAGCTTTTATAGATGTCATGAAAAGGGTGGAATTATGAGGTAAATAATAGTGAATGGGATACAAATCTACATAATCTCATGAGATTCCCTTCTGGAATCTAAACAACTGTCAGTTCAGACTTTTGCTGTGAGTGTCCCCTATGGTAACAGGGGAAGATAATAAACCAAATGAAATTGCTACCTACTCAGAGCATCATCTAATGTTTTTGCCCATCCTCTTTGGGAACATAGCATAGTGTTTCATGAGTATCACTGAACTTCCTACTAAGGGAAGCATTGGGCTTGATCAAGCTTGTAATTGGGCTTGATCCCAGTTGTTTCAGAAAAATGTTTATGACATTCTATTTTGAGCCCATATAACTCATAGTCAATTTCACTACTGCTTTTACAAGTACTCCACTTCTCACTCAAAATGTGTATAGAATATAGAATCTTACCTGTTAtttgaaatcaaggtgctggAAATCCTAAATTTTTAGTCGGATTTGAAACTCTCTCAGAGAAGAATGTATAAATCCTGTTGGAGAAACTCTCTTGGAACACTAATCAAAAGGTgcccttgggggcttccctggtggcgcagtggttgagaatctgcctgccaatgcaggggacacgggttcgagccctggtctgggaagatcccacgtgccgcggagcaactaggcccgtgagccacaattactgagcctgcgcgtctggagcctgtgctccgcaacaagagaggccgcgatagtgagaggcccgcgcaccgcgatgaagagtggcccccgcttgccgcaactagagaaagcccttgcacagaaacgaagacccaacacagccaaaaataaataactaaataaataaaattaaaaaaaaaaaaagagttgaggaGAAAGAAATGAGATTCAGAgtctcttttctaaaaaaaaaaaaggtgccctTGTAGTTGTTACTTACCTTACGACAAtcttaatttccttatttgtgaAATAGACATAATATTATTAACATAGCCTAATTCACAGAATCGTGGCTGTGAATAGCTATTGAAATAAGGTCTATAAAACAAGTCAGTAAATCTCCATTTTGTCTGCattcaatataatttttatcttgacGATTTTTCCTGTCAATGGTTGCAAACTCACAGATAATCCTTAGTTTGAGGAAAGATCAGCATGTGTACTAACAATTATTCACATTCAGATGAGTAAATAAATTACCAAAGAGGCTCTGTATATAGTCTGTCACTGCTAAAATGACGTCAAAGAGAAGAACTATTTGGGGATTTCGGAAGCTAATGAATGGGAACCAGGAGGGAATTTTAGAGGCCTGGAGATCTCAGGCGAATAAGCCCCCATGAGGAAAAATAAAGGTCCTGCTCACTTACTTCAGGAAGAAGCAATTAAACTGCATGTGAAGACGCAACTTGGCTTATTGAGATAGCACAGAGATGTGTttacattattttgttgttgtttcttcctttttttccagtttcagtATGTTTTATTTACAGTAAATTTTATGCATTTTAGTGTACAGTTCTgagagtttggacaaatgtatataaTAATGTAACCACCAATGCAATCAAAATAAAGAACAGTCCTATATACCCCCCAAATTTTCCTGTGTTCTTTTGCAGAGAAAATTTCCTGGCATGCCCCAGAGACTATATTTGTCCTTATGACTTTTCCTTTGCaagaaatgtcatataaatgaaaccaTGCAGTATGTAGCTTTTTGAGTCTGGTtattttcatttagcataatacacATGACATTCATCCATTTGTTGCGTGCATCAGcagcttgttcctttttattatcaAATCCTATTTTATTACATGGATCTAACCAGgttgtttatttctagtttttattgATTACAATTaaatctgctataaacatctgccTACAGGCTTGTGTATGAACATAGGTTTGCATTTCACTTGAGTAAACACCTTGAAGTGGAATTGTTGACTGATAATGGTAAAGTTtatgtttagctttataagaTACTGCCAACTGGTTTTTAAAAGTGATGCATCATTTTGCAATCCCACTGGTGATACATGATAATCTCAATTCTTTCATGTCACTGCCAACCCTTAGTGCTGTCTACAACAGAGGTGAGTGTTCCTGACAGAATCTTCATACATTACTGGTAGTCTTCATGTTTTGGATTGCTTGAGGCTGAAGAATTGGGCCAGACTCTTCTAAAAGGTAGAGTAAAATGCCCTGAAGTCTTTTtatacaaaggaaacaaataacTGCTGGAGGAGACTGTCTCAAGACAAGGACAATCTCACTCACAGGACACAGTCATATTTTGAAGGTAATAAGATGCTAGAGGGCTGGACTGGAGAATTCTGAATTTTGAGGAGACAAAGACGCACTAGAGTTCCAATCCAAATTTCTGGCAGGGGACAACTTAAATTTCGAGCTAATGGTAGGAGCTCAATTATCAGTATATCTAAGTGAAAACTTTGTCATCTCCATCCAGTCCAGTGTGGTTCTTTCTCATCCAACAACTTGTgaactaaaaagaaaacttagCTCATCCCATATACACATCCAATATATAATGTTGAAGCCGGGTAATGATAATAAGGGGGAAAACCCTCATTCATAAAAGAGAATAATGGAAGACATGTTAGCCAATTCTGAAATTTTGCTGAGTTGGCATCACAAAGACTGCCCCCTGCCAACCCTGAGAATGATAGACAATTCTTCATTACATCTTGATATGTCTCTTGGTTAAGAActccatttttcattatttttcttagcaTCTCATTCAATCTTTTGGATGTtgctttctgaattctttttttatgatgacttctgAAGTGGTATTGAAGTCTTTTCTCCTTGAGGAATATTGTTTTGTGGCTTACTTCCATCCATGCAGTTTGGACTTTTCAGAGGTAATCTAATGCTCAAAGTCTTTCTAAGTGAAAGCATAGCTTTCTTAGCAATGCAATTCCTTCAACAACCTAGAGGTTTCTTATCAATTTTCTCCCATATTCTGATCATCACACCCCAGATTTTTTTCTAGCTATGACTCTAGcctgcttcatttattttcctccatACCCCAtatctttctcttttatcttaATAGTGGCTGTGCAAGTTACACATTGTTGGTAACACACTATTACCTCATAGCCTTCAAAACAACTACTTTGTTTCTGATGTTCAGGATTGGATCCTGAAACAAAGAAACATTATATAGtggaaaaactagtgaaattGTTATAAACTCTGGACTTTTCAGTTAACCACAAAGTACCAAAGTTGGattctttgttttgaaaaatgaaccacagtAACATAAGATAATGAAACTTTACATGTAAAGTGAACTGGGTGAGTGGATATAGGAATTCTCAATACTATCTTTGAAATTTTTGTGTAAATCTGAAATAATTCCCACACTAAAATTttagtaagacctgaaaccataaaacatctagaaaaaaacataggaagtaagctctttgacattggtcttattaattttttttttttggatatgtctagTCAAGCAAGGGagaccaaagcaaaaataaacaaatgagactacatcaaactaaaaagattttacacagcaaaggaaactatcaacaaaacaaaaaaagccacctagtgaatggaagaagatatttacaaatgatatattcaataaggggttgatatccaatatatacaaagagctcatacaactcaacaacaacaacaacaaaaacactgattaaaaatgggaagagaacctgaacagacattttcctgaagaatacatacagatggccaacaggcatatgaaaaaatgctcatcactaatcatcaggggaatgtaaatcaaaaccacagtgagatatcacctcacatctatcagaatggctattatcaaaaagacaacaaataacaaatgttgacaaggatgtggagataaaggaacactcctgcactgttggtgagaatgtaaattggtgtagccactatagaaaacaatatggaattttctcaaaaaattaaaaatagaactaccatacaattcagcaattctacttctgagaatttacccaaggaaaacaaaaacacattcaaaaaggtacatgcatccctatgttcatcacagcattatatttacaatagacaagatatggaaacaaccaaattgTCCacagatagatgaatggataaagaaggtgtggtgtagatatacaatttatattactcagccataaaaacaaatggaatcttgccatttgtgacaatgtggatggacctgaagggtattagactaagtgaagtaagtcagacagagaaagacaaataccttatcatttcatttattgtggaatctaaaaacaaaccaaaaaaaatgaacaaaaaaagcagaaagagattcataggtacagagaaaaaCATGGCTGCCAGGGAAGAGAGGGTGGGGGATGTGCAAAATATggaaaggagattaagaggtgctcatcagttataaataaataagtaatggtGATGTACTACATAaaatagggaatatagccaataatattgcaataactttaaacggtgacagatggtaactctACTTATCAGCGTCATCATCTCATAgtgtatacaaatgtcaaatccctatgttgtacacctgaatctaataTACGTATGTCAATTATAGttcaattttaataaaaagctGAAGAAGTTCATCATCACTAGACCTGCCtatcaagaaatgctaaaggagttgcatagcacagggagatcagctcggtgctttggaaccacctagaggggtgggatagggagggtgggaggcagggagatgcaagagggaagagatatggggacatatgtatatgtataactgattcactttgttataaagcagaaactaacacaccactgtaaagcaattatagtccaataaagatgttaaaaaaaaaaaaaaagaaatgctaaaggaagccccaattgaaatgaaaggacattcAACAGTAACCCAAAAGCGTATGAAAATGTAAAGCTCACTGGCAAAGGTAAATATACAGACAAATATAGAATCCAGCAAACTGTAATTGTGGTTTGTAAATCACTTTGAATTCTAGTATAGCATTTAAAGGATAAACAGATATCTATAGCTGTAAAACTATATTAagggataaaaaatataaaacaatataatttGTGATATCCATAACGTAAAGGGGAGGGGAGGTATAAAGGATTAGAGTTTTTGTATATCATagaaagttaagttgttatcagtttaaaatagactgttataactaTAAGGTGTTTTTTGCAAGCCCCATGATAATCACAAAGAAGTACCAATAGaagatacacaaaagaaaatgagaaaggaatcaaagcatatCACTAAAAATCAAGATcaacaaaacacagagaaaggcacCAAGAGAGTAAAAGAGGGGAATAATAGCTACAAGAGGgacagaaaataataacaaaatgaaaatagcaaGCCCTTCTGTGATgggtaattttatgtgtcaacttgagtaAGTAAGGGGATGTCCAGATATGTGGTTAAACACTATTTCTGAGGGgatctgtgaaggtgtttttggaAGAGATCAGCATGTGAATTAGTGAACTGAGTGAAGCACCTCAATGTGGGTGAGCATTGCCCAATCCCTTTGggactgaataaaacaaaaaggtggaggaagttTGAATTCACTCTCAGCTGCACTGTTTGAGCTAAATTTAAAACACTGATTGTCTCCTGCCCTTGGCCTTTCTGGTTGTTATGactttgttaaattaacatttgttaagtggAGCAAAGGGTGCCAGGTAGTGAGCTACAGTTCAACAACAGACCACGAGAGAAATTGAAAGAGagaagtttattactcacaggtcgTGGAAGAAGTATACAGCATGCCTCCAGGGGTCACACAGGGAGGCCAAGCCAGAGTGCAGACAGAGGGAATGACAGAACATGGGGCACATGCATTTATTAGGGTCCATAGATGGAGTGTTTTGGGGTTCCTGGGTAAAACCAAATTGATCACTTCAAATCAAaagagtaggttttttttttttaatttttattttatattggagtatagttgatttacaatgttgcgttagtttcaggtgtacagcaaggtgacttagctatacatatatatactcttttttttttttggtaatctctttttattttaaaaaatttttatcaggGTTTAATTGACttgcaatgttgtattagtttcaggtgcacagcaaagtgaatctgttatacaaatacataaatccactcttttttttagattcttttcccatataggtcattacagagtattgagtagagttccctgtgctatacagtaggtccttattagttatctattttatatatagcagtgtgaaAAAAGGCTacgaatgaacttatctacaaaaccgaaatagagttacagatgtagaaaataaacttatggttaccgggggggaagggaggaggataaattggaagattgtgattgacatatatctattctttttcagattcttttcccatttaggttattatagaatattgagtatatttccctgtgctatacaataggtccttgttgattaattattttatatatagtagtgtgtatatgtcattcccaaactcctaatttatccctcccctctccagTCTTTCTTTTAGCTGTTAAATTAAGTAGCAACAAGCGACAGGAAGCTCAGTATCATTGCAAATATTTTGAGACATCTTTGAGTATATATTGtgtttatttaagttttctaCTTTTCTCTCAATTCTTGTTCCAAATCCCTGCCTTTATCTCACTTCATCACCTCAAGCGTCACACCATttcttaagcattttattttcctgtctGTACACTGCTTTCCCCAAAAGTAACATAAATCACTCTTTCTCTTCATTCTCCCAAAGAACTAATTACACACAATCTTATATTCAGAAACAATGAAGGGAAAGTAAAGCCCAGAACTATAAATTGTTGCAAAGTAAGTATTCAATACAACAGATCTTTAGGTACCTGCTTTCTTTCAAAAGTTGAGGGTATCAAAGTCATATTTCCCTAGCTGCTCTAAGAAAAGCACAACATATATTTACTGTATTATGCAGGTTGGGAAAACATTTAGTAActaaaacaatgaataattaGGGACTAGATTGTAgagtatacatttaaaaaatttttacccCAACCATTGATCTAAAACTACTCAAAGTCATTCATCAACTTCATATCACTAAAGCTTATCATCAGTTCTTAATCTTGATATTACTTAACGTACCAGCACCTTTGACACAGACATTCCCTCTTGAAACATTTCACATCACTTGGTTTACAGGACACCACTCACCTTTGCTGGCAGCTCCTCTCTCTGACCTTTTATTGAGACAGTTACCCAGGTCTTAGTCCTTAAACCACTTCCCTTCTCTCTACCTAAGTCTTCTTACAGATCTCATTCATTCTCAGGACTTAAATACCCTCTACATGCTGATAACTTTCAAATTTATACCTTTATTTCGATGCCAATcttttatggaagaaaaaaaaatgttgtgagTTGGGAGTCTGGACTTCAAgagccttttatttttactttcacaCTGTGAGAATGCTGGCCTGAAAATATTATGAAAGAAAGCTTGTCCAGCCTCTGGAGGATCAAAGACCATGTGGAGAAGAGGTCGAGAGTAGCCAGAATCAACATCCAGGAATGTAAGGCCATCTTTAAGCTTTCAGCCCAACTGACTATGCAGAAGATAGGCAACCTCATGAGTGAGTCCATGTGAAAGCAGCAAAGTAACTGCCCTGCCAACCATAGAATtatgagaaatataaaatgttgttttaagccactaagttttgtggTAGTTTGCTAcaaagcaatagataactgattaGCTATACAGACTGTATAATCTCTCTAATTAAATCTATGTGCTGAACAGAATCTTCATCTTCTCAATGGCTCTCCTGAAAGCATTACTAACCTCTTTATTCCTTAGACTATAGGGTTCAACAGATGCCATTTGGTCATTGCCCATAGAATGACTAGAACTGGGTTGTAAGTACATGAAGATGACAGTTCCATAGAATATGGTGACAGCAGTGAGGTGAGAAGTGCAGGTGGAAAAGACTTTCTTCCTTCCGTCTGCTGAGCGCATTCTCAGGATGGCAATGAATATGAACAGATAGGAAGTCAAGTTAACTATAAGGGCAAAAAAGACATTGAAAGCTGCTAAGGTAAAGAGCACAATCTCATTTATGTAGATATCAGAGCTGGAAAGGGCCAGGATTGGGGGAATATCACAGAAGAAGTGATGGACCATATTGGAATGGCAGAAGGAGAGGCAGAAGGTGAATCCAGTGTGGATGACAGATTGAGCAAAGCCCCAGACACAGCAGCCTATGGCCCTTTGAGCACACACACTGGTGGTCACAGTGGTGGTGTAATGCAAGGGCTTACACACCGCTGCATGCCGATCATGAGCCATGACTGCTAGTAGAAAACAGTCTACACTGGCAAAGCCACAAAGAAGAACATCTGAACAACACATCCCCCATAGGAGATGACTTTATCCCCTGTGAAAAACCCAGCCATCACCTTGGGAGTAACAGTTGAGGAGTAAACACAATCCACCAGAGAGAGGTTACTGAGGAAAAAATACGTGGGAGTGTGGAGACGAGAGTCCAACAGAACCCACGTGATCATCCCAAGATTTCCAATGAGAGTGATGAGATATATGAGAGTGAATATTATGAAGAGGGGGACTTGCAGTGTTGGGATATCAATGAGTCCCAAGAGTCTAAACTCATGCACTTCAGTGCTGTTCTCCATGAATGCCATTTTGAAATGGTGTTTCACCTGTCAAAACAAGGGAAGCAAAATGGATGAATGACTGATGCATGGAAAATGATTCATGGCACATTCTGTCACCTGAATGACACAAGCACACCGTGACACCATTACCCATGTAGGACTCCCAATAACCCTGAGACTGGCAGCTTCTGACCTCCATCTCACCATTTGTAAAGGTATGCACTATATTCGTTAGTTCCTGACTCCACTCAGATATTCCAAATGACCACTCAGTTATATTCAAAATATctgttgcttatttttatttggattgAAAGTTTGTGCTTCCTCTGcaaattactttcacttttatcACTGTCATTCCTGAGCAAGATAGCACTCATACTAACTAAGCACTTACCATATGCCAGGTAGTCAGAGAACAATaaatagtatctcatttaatcttcccagatATTCTTTTAGGTAATTACCTGAGAAAAAATGATGTATCACTGCCTTCTGGATGTGAATACTGTGAAGAATGAGATTATTACCCAAGCCATTGTGCTCCATCTAAGGTCTAAGAAGGATAGCTTTCCTTTCACTCCTCAGAGAAAATTGTCCCCGCATTAAAAGAAATACCCCCAAAAGtgtaaaaatatcaaaatcatGACCACTCAAACAAACTCTATACTATACAGCCTATGCCTGGCTTCATCCCCTTGAGGGAGGCATCACAGAATGGAGGGAGATGGTCATTCCCATTTTATCCCCTTGGAAAAGCCACATAATGTTGCtgagttttaatttcttcatctgacaAAATAAAGTGGGCATTCTTTCCTACTTTTAGTATGTTACAAGAGTCTTACAGCAATCTTAAAAGGTGTTTGGAGGGGCagtggaccttcaagatggtggaggagtaagacgtggagatcaccatcctccccacaaatacatcaaaaatacatctacatgtgggacagctcctacagaacacctactgaacactggcagaagacctcagacttcccaaaaggcaaaaaaatccccacatacctggccgtgtggctgacagggtcttggtgctctggactGGTGTCAGgcatgagcctctgaggtgggagagccgagttcaggacagtGGGCCCCAGAGACCTCCAGccacatgtaatatcaattggcgagagttCTCCcaagatctccgtctcaatgctaagacccagctccacccatcggccagcaagctacagtgctggatggtctatgccaaacaactagcaagataggaacacaaccccacgcattagcagagaagctgcctaaaatcatactaagttcacagacacccaaaacacaccaccggacacggtcctgcccaccagaaagacaagatccagtgccacccaccagaacacaggcaccagtcccctccatcaggaagcctacacaacccactgaaccaaccttacccactgtgggcagacaccagaaacaatgggaactacaaacctgcagcctgcgaaaaggagaccccaaacacagtaagttaagcaaaatgggaagagagaaatattcagcagatgaaggagcaaactaaaaacccaccagaccaaacaaatgaagaggaaataggcagtctacctgaaaaagaatacagagtaatgatagtaaagatgacacaaaatcttagaaatagaatggagaaaa from Eubalaena glacialis isolate mEubGla1 chromosome 10, mEubGla1.1.hap2.+ XY, whole genome shotgun sequence harbors:
- the LOC133099622 gene encoding LOW QUALITY PROTEIN: olfactory receptor 5B12-like (The sequence of the model RefSeq protein was modified relative to this genomic sequence to represent the inferred CDS: inserted 1 base in 1 codon); translated protein: MAFMENSTEVHEFRLLGLIDIPTLQVPLFIIFTLIYLITLIGNLGMITWVLLDSRLHTPTYFFLSNLSLVDCVYSSTVTPKVMAGFFTGDKVISYGGCVVQMFFFVXFASVDCFLLAVMAHDRHAAVCKPLHYTTTVTTSVCAQRAIGCCVWGFAQSVIHTGFTFCLSFCHSNMVHHFFCDIPPILALSSSDIYINEIVLFTLAAFNVFFALIVNLTSYLFIFIAILRMRSADGRKKVFSTCTSHLTAVTIFYGTVIFMYLQPSSSHSMGNDQMASVEPYSLRNKEVSNAFRRAIEKMKILFST